The genomic segment AGCCCTTGGAAGTATTCACGAATGAAAGCAACTTGCATATCAATGTCGCTGCTCCCAGCAAATGGCGCAATTCCCTCCTGGCAAGGAGCGAACACATCGACATATTGCAAGAACTCGATGAGGAATTGGCGGTCAATGCCCTTGGCGAGCACTGTGGAGAAATCTTCCTGCATGTTAAATACCACCAACTTGCCCAAGGCTTTGGCACGTTTGACAGCGACTAATGACAGATCTGCTGGGGTCAAATCTACATAGAGTATCGAAGTCTCACCAATGAGATCAAGGGAAGCTTCAGGTTGAGATATAGCAGGCAATCCTTTGCCTCCATCTGAATCCAAAACCAAGGCTTTTTCCCCTTGTTCATCGACATAAATCAAACAATGAGGTGCCTGAAAACCACCACTCTGGCGAATTACGCCGCGGGTATCTACACCGATATCGCGCAAACCATTGAAAATAAGGTCGCTATCACTATCGTCAGCAATTTTCGATATGGACGCTGTCTGGGCCCCAAGACGCTGCGCTTGAACTAGTACGTTAGTGCCACTTCCCCCAAGCATGCGCATCGTTGTGCGCACAGTACAGAAACCATCACGAATGGGTAGATGGTCAACAACTTTGATGGTGTCGAGCGCGCTACCGCCCAAACCGAGAATATCCATTACTTCCCCTCTCACGACAATGTGATCACGCGGCCAACTCCACGTGCGACGGTGCAGGTGACGATCTGCACTGACCAAACCCTTCGGTGTAGAAGCGTAGTGTTCCACTCACCCCATGTCAAACGATTGACGTGAGTGTTGCTCGTCACTATACAGACGCTAAATACCTGCCTGCGCGACTTGTGTAGGGATTCTTAAATAGCTCCCGCTCCTTGGCTGACCAAAAGGTTGAAATTCCGCCATTCTCAAATCGGACGGGACTACCTATACTTACGGTCTCACTAAAAATCCCTACACAAACGAATACTGAGCTCTTTATGACCGTCAATCACCCCAATAAAGCCAGCAGGTCGTCCTTAGTTAAGGCCGATAGCGAGCTTCCGGACGATGCTGAAGCATCATTCACGAAACGTGTTGCCAAATCTGTCTTGGAATGCTGCAGAGCCAAGATACGCTCTTCGATAGTATCTTTGGCAACAATCTGGTACACATTAACATCCTGTGTTTGACCAATACGATGAGCTCTATCCGTCGCCTGATCCTGTGCAGCCGCATTCCACCAAGGGTCTGCATGAACCACCACGCAAGCACCCGTTAAATTGAGCCCTGTATTGCCAGCCTTCAGTGAAATAAGGAACACCGGAGTCTCATCGCGATTGAATTGCTCAACTAACTCCACTCTGCGCTTCTTGGCTGTAGAACCAGTAATCACGTCATACTGCACGCCCACAGATCGCAGCCTCTCGGCAATTAAATCTAGATAACTGGTGAACTGTGAGAAGATCAGCATCTTCCTACTAGCATCACGGCAATTTGCCACTAGCTCTTCTATAGCATCAAGTTTTGCTGAGGTTCCAGACTTAGTACTGCCTGCAAGTTCAGGAAGTTTGTCATAAATCAATCGCGGATCGCAGCACACCTGTCGCAGTCTCATCAGCTGAGCAAGAATCTGAATCTTTCCTTGCTCAAAATCAAGGTCTTGCTGCTTGTTCAAACTCATCCGTAGCTTCTGCTCAAGAGCTGCATACAACTTTCGCTGCTCTCCTTCAAGACGAACAGTGACCACATTCTCAATTTTGTCTGGAAGGTCCTTTAATACCTCAGACTTCAAACGTCTGAGCATAAATGGCCCCACAAAGGCTTGCAGTTTATGCTGTGCATGCTCATCGCCGCTCAGAATAGGCATCTCAAAGCGATCACGGAAATGCCGGTAACTACCAAGAATCCCTGGCATGAGCACGTCAAAAATGCTCCACAATTCAGATAGACGATTCTCAATAGGCGTGCCTGTTAATGCAAATTTGTGACGGGCATCAATAGAGCGAACTGCCCTCGAAGATAGCGTTGCATGGTTCTTGATGTACTGAGCTTCATCCAATACCAAGGAGAAGCATGAGATATCTTCATAATCCTCAATATCTCGGCGCAATAAATCATATGAAGTAACTAATACATCGCTCTGCGTGTAATGCTGCAATATGTCTCTGCGCTCAGACTTGCTACCTGCCACGATTGACACCCTGATATCGGGTGTAAATTTTGCGCACTCTGCAGCCCAGTTATAAACCAACGATGCAGGGCAAACAATCAAGCTAGGGCCAACCTTGCGTGATTCAGTCAATCGTCCAAGGAGGAAGGAAAGCAACTGAACCGTTTTTCCCAAGCCCATCTCATCGGCAAGTATTCCACCGAAACCTTTGTCGCTCAGGGCATTGAGCCAACGGAAACCTTCGACCTGGTATGGGCGAAGTACACCTTCAAAGACTTCAGGTAGAGCATATGTTGCAGGATCTACTGCTTTCATATCTTCTAGGTATGCGGTGAAGCTCGAGTCTTTGTCTTGTTCGTCAACCTGACTGTCCAAATAGTATGCCTCAAAAGCCGGTACCTTGACAGCTCCCTTGTCCAAATCAGCAGTGGATAGTCCTAAATCGCTCGACACTTCATCCAGCGCTTCAACATCCATGTTTCGCACATCCACAAACGATCCATCGTGTAAGCGGTGGTAGCGTTTGCGACGTCGATAGCTGGCTAGCAATGCCGGAATATCAACCGGATCAATTTCGTCTGCAATAGGGGAAATTTCAACCAAACCGGACTTCACCGAAAGACCAAGTTTGATTATCGGATGACTTACAGCAGTAAGCCCATCGAAGGCAGGCGTAGAAAATACCTCCCCCATGCTTCTGAGCACAGCAAGGCCTTCGTTGAGCAGCTTATAGATAGCCTCATCCTGCGCTTCAGCAATTCTTGCCACAGCTCCTTGCGGGCGTGGGAAATAATGTCGGACCGCTTCAACAGCTAAACGTTCAGTTTCTTTGTCTCTTACGACACCCGAACCAGATTGCGCACCATCGAATACGTGGAAGCGATCATCTCCATATCTGGCCTGCAGATCGCAAGTAATTCCTTCTGCGTCTCGGTCCAAATATATTTCAATATTGCAAGGAAGCTTCCTCAATCGCAACAGCTCATCAGGCAAAGATGCTGGTATTCCTATCGTCCCTGCGCTAGCTTTTGCCGCTGGGTCTTGGGTGCTCACCGCATGAACTGAGCTCAACACAGGAAGTACTGTGCGAACAAAGGCATCAACATCCTGTTTACCAAGATATAAGGAATCGCCCTCACTGTTGCCACACAGTACGGCCAGAAGATTGCTGTTTCTCACAAACACGTCGGAACAACGAAAAATTCGAGGATAATCAGATCCATCGAGTTGTTTTCCAGCTACTGGGC from the Bifidobacterium sp. genome contains:
- a CDS encoding carbohydrate kinase family protein, which produces MDILGLGGSALDTIKVVDHLPIRDGFCTVRTTMRMLGGSGTNVLVQAQRLGAQTASISKIADDSDSDLIFNGLRDIGVDTRGVIRQSGGFQAPHCLIYVDEQGEKALVLDSDGGKGLPAISQPEASLDLIGETSILYVDLTPADLSLVAVKRAKALGKLVVFNMQEDFSTVLAKGIDRQFLIEFLQYVDVFAPCQEGIAPFAGSSDIDMQVAFIREYFQGLIVLTRGSAGVSAVDELGQRCDIPAFDIEAKDTTGAGDSFIAAFMVEHLLRDQSLESSLLFASACAALTCMNYGALSSPMRSDAEQFLFSTQHGSQQ
- a CDS encoding SNF2-related protein, translated to MNWRSPVYGTKTRRLADESGLGPNNRGNGIQEQQGFGDGVTYGHWQVVPDSTLKQRGGSAYFRAYQVISSGRLHNLSSASEGDSLVLSATVDGIEGLSSDYRVSATVDQNAGDITDAACSCPAFGRFGSLCKHVIAVVMAYNDNPDEFQQREGDAPRRPVQRTSRELQAFMLQQDADLKQQAKTRQLELLKEVGSLADSGGAGVVSQPNHRMGIGTVSLRPSIEYTSVGWQLRLHITVPAHGINYVVKDIHELVRAVRWQQYVAYGKKLGFVHTRDAFDDRAKSVLDILDRAVEIRDSVSSHRGDSYRRSHKVASTAMPLSEDEIAELLDLYVDSGIPVEYAPPEQYFMASMPALVVDGNPELGLVIESSDSGAQSSANVQSQDFTIHADLCIERFVKGHRSSFVMVRPVAGKQLDGSDYPRIFRCSDVFVRNSNLLAVLCGNSEGDSLYLGKQDVDAFVRTVLPVLSSVHAVSTQDPAAKASAGTIGIPASLPDELLRLRKLPCNIEIYLDRDAEGITCDLQARYGDDRFHVFDGAQSGSGVVRDKETERLAVEAVRHYFPRPQGAVARIAEAQDEAIYKLLNEGLAVLRSMGEVFSTPAFDGLTAVSHPIIKLGLSVKSGLVEISPIADEIDPVDIPALLASYRRRKRYHRLHDGSFVDVRNMDVEALDEVSSDLGLSTADLDKGAVKVPAFEAYYLDSQVDEQDKDSSFTAYLEDMKAVDPATYALPEVFEGVLRPYQVEGFRWLNALSDKGFGGILADEMGLGKTVQLLSFLLGRLTESRKVGPSLIVCPASLVYNWAAECAKFTPDIRVSIVAGSKSERRDILQHYTQSDVLVTSYDLLRRDIEDYEDISCFSLVLDEAQYIKNHATLSSRAVRSIDARHKFALTGTPIENRLSELWSIFDVLMPGILGSYRHFRDRFEMPILSGDEHAQHKLQAFVGPFMLRRLKSEVLKDLPDKIENVVTVRLEGEQRKLYAALEQKLRMSLNKQQDLDFEQGKIQILAQLMRLRQVCCDPRLIYDKLPELAGSTKSGTSAKLDAIEELVANCRDASRKMLIFSQFTSYLDLIAERLRSVGVQYDVITGSTAKKRRVELVEQFNRDETPVFLISLKAGNTGLNLTGACVVVHADPWWNAAAQDQATDRAHRIGQTQDVNVYQIVAKDTIEERILALQHSKTDLATRFVNDASASSGSSLSALTKDDLLALLG